From the genome of Deinococcus sp. AJ005, one region includes:
- a CDS encoding LptF/LptG family permease — protein MTRLTRAVTAELIPPLLAGTLLFTAVLSFGYFFISSQWLTGVPVGLIGQWIGLQVPDTLVKVFPMGVVLMTVVAFGRMSTERELVAVQSGGISLGRVARPAWVVAALVTALAVWLSLWVAPRANVETRGLYWDALTGAGLSQLVGKTVDLGAGLTLSLAGYDTASRELRGVRVEKWLPDGQRRATLIFADVGTFENNVLSLRGYSVYTVDYAAAAQLSAVPENDPAAFRAAVQNVFPSVVIPEKTSDTLNVDTGLSRKQTLATYADAIGADAQGWPELITSLTAPGMKPAERQAARLNLNRKLALPFGNLVLALAALPFALRFGRTLGVSLGIALLIAVAYYLLFFVGLTVAAAMPALPELGAWLANIVFAGAGLWLLRRT, from the coding sequence TTGACCCGCCTGACCCGCGCCGTCACCGCCGAGCTGATTCCGCCGCTGTTGGCCGGCACACTGTTGTTCACGGCGGTCCTGAGCTTCGGGTATTTCTTCATCTCCAGTCAGTGGCTGACGGGCGTTCCTGTGGGATTGATCGGACAGTGGATCGGCCTGCAAGTGCCGGACACGCTGGTCAAGGTTTTCCCGATGGGCGTGGTGCTGATGACCGTGGTGGCCTTTGGGCGCATGAGTACCGAGCGCGAGCTGGTGGCGGTGCAATCGGGGGGCATCAGCCTGGGGCGGGTGGCGCGGCCTGCCTGGGTGGTGGCCGCGCTGGTCACGGCGCTGGCCGTGTGGCTGAGCCTGTGGGTGGCCCCGCGAGCCAACGTGGAGACGCGTGGCCTGTACTGGGACGCCCTGACTGGAGCGGGCCTGTCGCAACTGGTGGGCAAGACGGTGGATCTGGGCGCGGGCCTGACCCTGTCGTTGGCCGGGTACGACACTGCCTCCCGCGAGCTGAGGGGCGTGCGGGTAGAGAAGTGGCTGCCAGACGGCCAGCGCCGCGCCACGCTGATCTTTGCCGATGTGGGGACGTTCGAGAACAACGTTCTCTCGCTACGCGGTTACAGCGTCTACACCGTGGATTATGCGGCGGCGGCGCAACTTTCCGCTGTGCCGGAAAATGATCCGGCAGCCTTCCGCGCGGCGGTACAGAACGTGTTTCCCAGCGTGGTGATCCCCGAAAAAACCAGCGATACGCTGAATGTGGATACCGGACTGTCGCGCAAGCAGACCCTGGCCACCTATGCCGACGCCATCGGGGCAGACGCGCAGGGGTGGCCGGAACTGATCACCTCATTGACGGCCCCCGGCATGAAGCCCGCCGAACGGCAGGCGGCGCGGTTGAACCTGAACCGCAAGCTGGCGCTGCCCTTCGGGAATCTGGTGCTGGCGTTGGCCGCCCTGCCCTTTGCCCTGCGCTTCGGGCGCACGCTGGGGGTCAGCCTGGGGATTGCCCTGCTGATCGCGGTGGCCTATTACCTGTTGTTTTTCGTTGGCCTGACCGTGGCGGCGGCCATGCCTGCCCTGCCGGAACTGGGCGCTTGGCTGGCAAATATCGTCTTTGCCGGGGCCGGTCTGTGGCTTCTGAGGCGAACGTGA
- a CDS encoding glycosyltransferase, which produces MTDKNVTDRGELRALILSASFGSGHLQANDALDQALRAAGVNLSARHADFLAYLNPFERAVTAGTYDLWLRHAPAMYKAFYDWTDSETEPKALTGTFGWLGLRGMTRDVQEVAPEVVVGSYPTTVALSNTARKRLGVDFLNALIVTDYRVHHHWARPEAELLLVATEEAREQMARWKIPAGSVEVTGIPIAAEYRTLIGADKTALRLKHGLDPALPLILISGGGTGTYRALKPVLNELSGLGRRVQVLVLAGARGRGVQRVGGATVHQLGHTDDFPELLAASDLVVGKAGGLTVAESTTLGIPQVIHEPIPGQEEHNADYLERHGAALWARKLHEVRPAVLRALDGDENARMGHCARMISVPDAADRVAAALLKRLGR; this is translated from the coding sequence GTGACCGACAAGAACGTGACAGACAGGGGAGAGCTGCGTGCGCTGATTCTGTCGGCCTCCTTTGGCAGCGGACATCTTCAGGCCAACGACGCGCTGGATCAGGCGCTGCGGGCGGCAGGCGTGAACCTGAGTGCCCGCCACGCCGACTTTCTGGCCTACCTGAATCCCTTCGAGCGTGCCGTGACCGCCGGAACCTATGACCTGTGGCTGCGTCATGCCCCCGCCATGTACAAGGCGTTCTACGACTGGACCGACTCCGAGACCGAGCCGAAGGCGTTGACCGGAACCTTCGGCTGGCTGGGTCTGCGCGGCATGACCCGTGACGTGCAGGAGGTGGCCCCCGAAGTCGTCGTCGGCTCGTATCCCACCACTGTGGCGCTGTCCAACACCGCCCGAAAGCGCCTGGGCGTGGACTTTCTGAATGCCCTGATCGTCACCGATTACCGCGTTCACCACCACTGGGCGCGACCCGAGGCCGAATTGCTGCTGGTGGCCACCGAGGAAGCCCGCGAGCAGATGGCCCGCTGGAAGATTCCGGCAGGCAGCGTGGAGGTCACGGGCATTCCGATTGCCGCCGAATACCGCACACTGATCGGGGCCGATAAGACTGCATTACGACTCAAACATGGTCTGGACCCTGCCCTGCCCCTGATCCTGATTTCTGGCGGTGGCACTGGAACTTACCGCGCCCTGAAACCTGTGTTGAACGAGCTATCTGGGCTGGGGCGGCGCGTGCAGGTGCTGGTGCTGGCCGGGGCCAGGGGCCGGGGCGTGCAGCGGGTGGGCGGGGCCACGGTACATCAACTGGGCCATACCGACGATTTCCCTGAACTGCTGGCCGCCTCCGATCTGGTGGTGGGCAAGGCGGGCGGCCTGACGGTGGCCGAGTCCACCACGCTGGGTATTCCCCAGGTGATTCACGAGCCGATTCCCGGACAGGAGGAACACAACGCCGACTATCTGGAACGCCACGGCGCAGCCCTGTGGGCGCGGAAACTGCATGAGGTGCGCCCCGCCGTCCTGCGCGCCCTGGACGGCGACGAGAACGCCCGCATGGGCCACTGCGCCCGCATGATCAGCGTGCCGGACGCGGCGGACCGGGTGGCGGCGGCGCTGTTGAAGAGACTGGGACGGTGA
- a CDS encoding DUF1801 domain-containing protein, with the protein MSKSDVSADQKESADQSASQLISEKIAGLDDWRGESLSRMRALILEADPDVTETWKWGGTPVWEHDGVICTGETYKGAVKLTFAKGASLDDPARIFNSSLEGNTRRAIDIHEGEAIDGEAFKALIQQAVALNGVKKAKSPKKAKT; encoded by the coding sequence ATGAGCAAGTCAGACGTTAGCGCGGACCAGAAAGAGAGCGCGGATCAGTCGGCATCGCAACTCATCTCGGAGAAGATCGCTGGCCTGGACGACTGGCGCGGCGAAAGCCTGAGCAGAATGCGGGCGTTGATTCTGGAGGCCGACCCGGACGTGACCGAGACCTGGAAATGGGGCGGCACCCCCGTCTGGGAACATGACGGCGTCATCTGCACGGGCGAGACGTACAAGGGGGCCGTCAAACTGACCTTTGCGAAAGGTGCATCGCTGGACGATCCGGCCCGGATCTTCAACTCCAGCCTGGAGGGGAACACGCGCCGCGCCATCGACATCCATGAGGGCGAGGCGATAGATGGGGAGGCATTCAAAGCGCTGATTCAGCAGGCCGTGGCCCTGAACGGCGTGAAAAAGGCCAAGTCTCCGAAGAAAGCAAAAACCTGA
- the odhB gene encoding 2-oxoglutarate dehydrogenase complex dihydrolipoyllysine-residue succinyltransferase, producing the protein MADIKVPVFSESVSEGTLLTWHKQPGEAVKRGDVLAEIETDKVVLEVTAQADGVLQSVAKNEGDTVLSEEVLGVMGDAGSAPAAPAAKATEEETSGPIPDEKSAGGTAVQPDSTGTQPAAQGAERREDLSPAVRKVVTENNLDVSQIPATGPRGNITKQDAVVAAQGGSTDQGPQKAAAPASAKPAQPAPSAIIPSGPRTEQRVPMTRIRARIAERLKEVQNSAALLTTFNEVNMQPSMDLRKKYQDQFVAKHGVKLGFMSLFVRAATEALKAFPLVNASIDGKDIIYHGFYDIGIAVASERGLVVPILRDTDGMGLATIEKEIAGYAAKARSGKLTMEDMSGGTFSITNGGTFGSMMSTPIINAPQSAILGMHNIIERPIAQNGQVVIAPMMYLALSYDHRIIDGKEAVQFLVMIKNLLEDPARMLLEL; encoded by the coding sequence ATGGCGGACATCAAAGTTCCAGTTTTTTCCGAATCGGTCAGTGAGGGCACGCTGCTGACCTGGCACAAGCAACCTGGCGAGGCGGTCAAGCGCGGCGACGTGCTGGCCGAGATCGAGACCGACAAGGTGGTGCTGGAGGTCACGGCACAGGCCGACGGCGTCCTGCAAAGCGTCGCCAAGAACGAGGGCGATACCGTGCTGAGCGAGGAAGTGCTAGGCGTGATGGGCGACGCGGGCAGCGCGCCTGCCGCCCCAGCAGCGAAGGCCACTGAAGAGGAAACCAGCGGCCCCATTCCCGACGAAAAGAGTGCGGGCGGCACCGCCGTCCAGCCCGACAGCACCGGCACCCAGCCTGCGGCCCAGGGGGCAGAGCGGCGTGAAGACCTCTCCCCCGCCGTCCGCAAAGTCGTGACCGAGAACAATCTGGACGTGAGCCAGATTCCGGCCACGGGTCCGCGCGGCAACATCACCAAGCAGGACGCTGTTGTTGCTGCACAGGGCGGAAGCACCGATCAGGGACCGCAGAAGGCGGCAGCGCCAGCATCGGCAAAGCCTGCCCAGCCTGCACCCTCAGCCATCATTCCCAGCGGCCCACGCACCGAACAGCGCGTTCCGATGACCCGTATCCGCGCCCGCATTGCCGAACGCCTCAAGGAAGTGCAGAACAGCGCCGCGCTGCTGACCACCTTCAACGAGGTCAACATGCAGCCCAGCATGGACCTGCGCAAGAAGTACCAGGATCAGTTTGTCGCCAAGCACGGCGTCAAGCTGGGCTTCATGAGCCTGTTCGTGCGCGCCGCCACCGAGGCCCTCAAAGCCTTCCCGCTGGTCAATGCCAGCATCGACGGCAAAGACATCATCTACCACGGCTTCTACGACATCGGCATTGCGGTGGCCAGCGAGCGCGGTCTGGTGGTCCCGATCCTGCGCGATACCGACGGCATGGGGCTGGCGACGATTGAGAAAGAAATTGCGGGCTACGCGGCCAAGGCCCGCAGCGGCAAGCTGACCATGGAAGACATGAGCGGCGGCACCTTCTCGATCACCAACGGCGGAACGTTCGGCAGCATGATGAGTACCCCGATCATCAACGCGCCGCAGAGCGCCATTCTGGGCATGCACAACATCATCGAGCGGCCCATCGCGCAGAACGGTCAGGTGGTCATCGCGCCGATGATGTATCTGGCGCTGTCCTACGATCACCGCATCATCGACGGCAAGGAAGCCGTGCAGTTCCTGGTCATGATCAAGAACCTGCTGGAAGACCCGGCACGCATGTTGCTGGAGCTGTAA
- the fabZ gene encoding 3-hydroxyacyl-ACP dehydratase FabZ: MQPIMIQEVMKTLPHRFPFLLVDRVLSVENGEVHAIKNVSVNEPFFTGHFPTEPVMPGVLIIEALAQASFFCMHEALEPGTIGYLAGIDGARFKRKVIPGDTLHLYAKLEFMRRGLGKTTCRAEVDGQVAAEATILFAVGKG, translated from the coding sequence ATGCAACCCATAATGATTCAGGAGGTCATGAAGACCCTCCCACACCGCTTTCCCTTCCTGCTGGTGGACCGCGTGCTGAGCGTCGAAAATGGTGAGGTCCACGCCATCAAGAACGTGAGCGTCAACGAGCCGTTCTTCACGGGGCACTTTCCCACTGAACCGGTGATGCCCGGCGTGCTGATCATCGAGGCGCTGGCGCAGGCCAGTTTCTTCTGCATGCACGAGGCTCTGGAACCCGGCACCATCGGCTATCTGGCGGGCATCGACGGCGCACGCTTCAAGCGCAAGGTCATTCCCGGCGATACCCTGCACCTGTACGCCAAGCTGGAATTCATGCGCCGGGGCCTGGGCAAGACCACCTGCCGCGCGGAAGTGGACGGACAGGTGGCGGCAGAGGCCACGATCCTGTTCGCGGTGGGCAAGGGGTGA
- a CDS encoding HD family hydrolase, with the protein MFRLDAQVEFLLTCDRLKAVTRTTLLHSGERAENSAEHSWHLALMALTLGEYAPPGTNLNRVMELLVVHDLVEVYAGDMHFDQSEASKKQQAQHEAEAAARLFRQLPPDQCDTFRQAWQEFEARQSPEARFARALDALQPMLLTWGTGGIGSAAHPELTLGRLLALKRPALEDFPELWELAQGTAARAVKAGIMPE; encoded by the coding sequence ATGTTTCGATTAGACGCGCAGGTGGAGTTCCTGCTGACCTGTGACCGCCTCAAGGCCGTGACGCGTACCACGCTGCTGCACAGCGGCGAGCGGGCCGAGAACAGCGCCGAGCATTCCTGGCATCTGGCGCTGATGGCCCTGACACTGGGCGAATACGCGCCGCCCGGTACGAATCTGAACCGGGTGATGGAACTGCTGGTTGTGCATGATCTGGTGGAGGTTTACGCCGGAGACATGCATTTCGATCAGTCTGAAGCCAGCAAAAAGCAGCAGGCCCAACATGAGGCAGAGGCGGCGGCGCGGCTGTTCAGGCAGCTTCCGCCGGATCAATGCGACACGTTCCGGCAAGCCTGGCAGGAGTTCGAGGCCCGCCAGAGTCCCGAAGCCCGCTTTGCGCGTGCCCTGGACGCCTTGCAGCCGATGCTCCTGACCTGGGGGACGGGCGGAATCGGCTCGGCGGCACACCCCGAATTGACCCTGGGGCGTTTGCTGGCGCTCAAGCGTCCGGCACTGGAGGATTTCCCAGAACTATGGGAGCTGGCACAGGGGACGGCGGCGCGGGCGGTGAAGGCGGGCATCATGCCTGAATAG
- a CDS encoding S9 family peptidase translates to MSQRISLEALAALPTVAALNVSHGGDQVAFYADWTGRFELYTLNLETRQRRQITDGQAPKAIRAGFVWAADDSRIFLSRDHNGDERQALFGLNLESGAVSALQHEAQSMDYTVDAHPDGGRLLVNSTRGGQMNVHVYDLSKEGEDAWTALTALPNSTQAAAWSPDGTRLTLTTNESADLRNTDGYVLNADGSGLKRVLRVREGSQDSVGEWHPDGKRVTASSDADGNRRVGLLNVDSGEVQWLTPADERIEESPGSFSPDGRWLSVIRNVDSTLTPVLYDTATGEARELKLPPGLAVGTEFARGGSHLLFSYVTATTRPQVLLYNLADDTTEVLLDADYGDVDPADFVPGEYVHYPTADGLQVPAILYKPRELEDGKTYPVLIHAHGGPTAQFFRGFDAQAQFLADRGYLVLCPNVRGSTGYGVTWRDANLLDWGGRDLADIAAGAEYLKSLPEVDGARLGIFGGSYGGYMSYMAVVKQPDLFKVGVPIVGITDLHQLYEDNSRVMPQLGYYFRTMMGDPVENAALWRDRSAITHAADLKAHLFMMHGTNDPRCPINQARGFRDALLASGREEGRDFEYVEFGDEGHGAGDIAGKTRSYRLMADYLERRL, encoded by the coding sequence ATGTCACAACGCATCTCTCTGGAAGCCCTGGCGGCCCTGCCCACGGTGGCGGCGCTGAACGTCTCTCACGGTGGCGATCAGGTGGCCTTTTACGCCGACTGGACCGGGCGTTTCGAGCTGTACACACTGAATCTGGAGACCCGCCAGCGCCGTCAGATCACGGACGGGCAGGCCCCCAAAGCCATCCGGGCGGGCTTCGTGTGGGCGGCGGACGACTCGCGCATCTTCCTCAGCCGCGATCACAACGGCGACGAGCGGCAGGCGCTGTTTGGTCTGAATCTGGAGTCGGGCGCGGTCAGCGCTTTGCAGCACGAAGCTCAGAGCATGGATTACACCGTGGACGCGCACCCGGACGGCGGGCGGCTACTGGTCAACAGCACGCGCGGCGGGCAGATGAACGTGCATGTCTATGACCTGTCGAAAGAGGGCGAGGACGCCTGGACCGCGCTGACCGCATTGCCCAACTCCACCCAGGCCGCCGCCTGGAGTCCCGACGGCACACGGCTGACGTTGACCACCAACGAGAGCGCAGATCTCCGCAACACCGACGGCTACGTGCTGAATGCCGATGGCTCCGGCCTGAAGCGCGTCCTGCGCGTCCGTGAGGGCAGCCAGGACAGCGTGGGCGAGTGGCACCCGGACGGAAAGCGTGTGACCGCCAGCAGCGACGCGGACGGAAACAGGCGGGTAGGTCTGCTGAACGTGGACTCGGGCGAGGTGCAGTGGCTCACTCCCGCCGATGAGCGGATCGAGGAGTCTCCCGGCAGCTTTTCGCCGGACGGGCGCTGGCTGAGCGTGATCCGCAACGTGGACAGCACCCTGACCCCCGTGCTGTACGACACGGCGACGGGCGAGGCGCGTGAGCTGAAGCTGCCGCCGGGGCTGGCCGTGGGAACCGAATTCGCGCGCGGCGGCAGCCACCTGCTGTTCAGTTACGTGACCGCCACCACCCGCCCACAGGTCTTGCTCTACAACCTCGCGGACGACACCACCGAAGTGCTGCTGGACGCCGACTACGGCGATGTGGATCCTGCCGACTTCGTGCCGGGCGAGTATGTCCACTACCCCACGGCGGACGGACTGCAAGTGCCCGCCATCCTCTACAAGCCGCGTGAGCTGGAGGACGGCAAAACCTACCCGGTCCTGATCCACGCGCACGGCGGCCCCACGGCGCAGTTCTTCCGGGGCTTCGACGCGCAGGCGCAGTTTCTGGCGGACCGGGGCTATCTGGTGCTGTGTCCCAACGTGCGCGGCAGCACCGGCTATGGCGTGACGTGGCGCGACGCCAACCTGCTGGACTGGGGTGGGCGCGATCTGGCCGATATCGCCGCTGGGGCGGAATACCTCAAATCGTTGCCGGAGGTGGATGGCGCACGCCTGGGCATCTTTGGGGGCAGCTACGGCGGGTACATGAGTTACATGGCGGTGGTCAAGCAACCCGATCTGTTCAAGGTGGGCGTGCCCATCGTGGGCATCACCGATCTGCATCAGTTGTACGAGGACAACAGCCGCGTGATGCCGCAACTGGGCTACTACTTCCGCACCATGATGGGCGATCCGGTGGAGAACGCCGCGCTGTGGCGGGACCGCAGCGCCATCACACACGCCGCCGATCTGAAGGCGCACCTGTTCATGATGCACGGCACCAATGATCCGCGCTGCCCGATCAACCAGGCCCGTGGTTTCCGCGACGCGCTGCTGGCCAGCGGGCGCGAGGAAGGCCGGGACTTTGAATACGTCGAGTTTGGTGACGAGGGTCACGGCGCGGGCGACATTGCCGGAAAGACCCGCAGTTACCGCCTGATGGCCGATTACCTGGAACGGCGGCTGTAG
- a CDS encoding carboxypeptidase M32, translated as MTSNSANDTQWEDLKTRWQELSDLGGIGSLLGWDQSTYLPAGASAGRSRQQSLLSRMAHARATDAGYGKLLDNAQGRTDLSPAQTRMVALARKNFEEATRFPADFVAAWSQHGGDSYSAWTTARPANDFARMVPYLEKSRDFSLQAASYFPEFSDPMDYFIDQSDEGMTAQQVGDVFSKLREALVPLADAVIGAGTPRTDFMGRHYDSTTQLKFGESVIRDYGYDFERGRQDLTHHPFMTRLGGQDVRITTRVKENDPTEALYSTLHEAGHALYEQGVSEEYLDTPLGGGVSSGVHESQSRLWENQVGRSRAFWAAYFGKFRDAFPDQLAGVSEDEMHRAVNTVARSLIRTDADELTYNLHVITRYELERQLLGGGLAVRDLNDAWHAAYEQNLGLRAPSDVDGALQDVHWYFGSIGGAFQGYTLGNVLSAQFYAAAENANPGLEGDIARADFSRLHGWLKENVYAPGGLYKPAELVERATGQAMTVEPYLKYLRGKYGELYGVS; from the coding sequence ATGACTTCCAATTCAGCCAACGATACCCAGTGGGAAGACCTCAAGACCCGCTGGCAGGAACTGAGTGATCTGGGCGGCATCGGTTCGCTGCTGGGCTGGGACCAGAGTACCTATCTGCCCGCCGGGGCGTCGGCGGGCCGTTCGCGCCAGCAGTCGCTGCTCTCGCGCATGGCCCACGCCCGCGCCACCGACGCCGGGTATGGCAAGTTGCTGGACAACGCGCAGGGCCGCACGGACCTCTCGCCCGCGCAGACGCGCATGGTGGCACTGGCCCGCAAGAACTTCGAGGAAGCCACCCGCTTTCCCGCCGACTTCGTGGCCGCCTGGAGCCAGCACGGTGGCGACAGCTACAGCGCCTGGACGACGGCACGCCCCGCCAACGACTTTGCGCGCATGGTGCCGTATCTGGAAAAGTCGCGGGATTTCAGCCTGCAAGCGGCAAGCTACTTTCCCGAATTCAGCGATCCGATGGACTACTTTATCGATCAGTCCGACGAGGGCATGACGGCGCAGCAGGTGGGCGACGTGTTCAGCAAGTTGCGCGAGGCGCTGGTGCCGCTGGCCGACGCGGTCATCGGGGCCGGCACTCCGCGCACCGATTTCATGGGCCGCCATTACGACAGCACCACGCAACTTAAATTTGGCGAGTCGGTGATCCGCGACTACGGCTACGATTTCGAGCGGGGTCGCCAGGACCTGACCCACCACCCTTTCATGACCCGGCTGGGCGGCCAGGACGTGCGGATCACCACCCGCGTCAAGGAAAATGACCCCACAGAGGCGCTGTATTCCACCTTGCACGAAGCCGGACATGCGCTGTACGAGCAGGGCGTGAGTGAGGAATACCTGGATACCCCCCTCGGCGGCGGCGTCAGCTCTGGGGTGCATGAGAGTCAGTCGCGGCTGTGGGAAAACCAGGTGGGCCGCAGCCGCGCCTTCTGGGCCGCCTACTTCGGCAAATTCCGCGACGCCTTTCCCGATCAGCTCGCGGGCGTGTCCGAGGACGAGATGCACCGCGCCGTCAACACCGTGGCCCGTTCTCTTATCCGCACCGACGCCGATGAGCTGACCTACAACCTGCATGTGATCACCCGCTACGAGTTGGAGCGCCAGCTTCTGGGCGGTGGGCTGGCCGTGCGTGACCTGAACGACGCCTGGCACGCCGCCTACGAGCAGAATCTGGGCCTGCGCGCCCCCAGCGACGTGGACGGCGCCTTGCAGGATGTTCACTGGTATTTCGGCAGCATTGGTGGGGCCTTTCAGGGCTACACGCTGGGCAATGTCTTGAGCGCGCAATTCTACGCCGCCGCCGAGAATGCCAATCCGGGCCTGGAAGGCGACATCGCCCGCGCCGATTTCAGCCGCCTGCACGGCTGGCTCAAGGAAAACGTCTACGCGCCGGGCGGACTGTACAAACCCGCCGAACTGGTGGAGCGGGCCACCGGGCAGGCCATGACCGTGGAGCCGTATCTGAAATATCTGCGGGGCAAGTATGGGGAGCTGTACGGGGTGAGCTGA
- a CDS encoding polysaccharide deacetylase family protein: protein MNSFPLAALTAYLILPALAVQFANIGLLREGSRRKRELALTFDDGPDPLTTPAVLDALRDVGARATFFVIAGRAESHPQLIARMLAEGHEVAAHAEKHVHAWIRTPWGGFLDVVRAVRRVAKVAGQPVQYHRPPHGAYTLATVLGQRAAGVRGVHWSVEGQDWQPNLTPEQVRERLLLRAGPGSIVVLHDAGPGAVNTVPMLPGLLREWKARGYTFKTVSGLEGGTPVGSAALRRRAFIAVDGVFDRLGRIQPTAGRADNLFRTGASAFPLEGIRLADGTLVPKGAPCAEFHVNNPLMVDLGINRPAIRQAQRDYLLVADDLLHRPDLRDAQYVFCLSAVSPLMAVMGFETYDLPAADARRLQLWARVMRWGFAGAPKVAEPRLSILSRAAFLAQYGDRE, encoded by the coding sequence GTGAACTCCTTTCCCCTCGCCGCCCTGACTGCCTACCTGATTCTTCCCGCTCTGGCCGTGCAATTCGCCAATATCGGCCTGCTGCGCGAGGGCAGCCGCAGAAAGCGTGAACTGGCGCTGACCTTCGATGACGGGCCGGACCCACTGACCACGCCTGCCGTGCTGGACGCCTTGCGAGATGTTGGGGCGCGGGCCACCTTCTTCGTCATTGCGGGCCGGGCCGAGTCGCATCCCCAACTGATCGCCCGCATGCTAGCCGAGGGACATGAAGTGGCTGCCCACGCCGAGAAACATGTCCATGCCTGGATTCGCACGCCCTGGGGTGGATTTCTGGATGTGGTGCGGGCGGTGCGGCGGGTGGCAAAAGTAGCAGGTCAGCCTGTTCAATACCACCGTCCCCCCCACGGCGCGTACACCCTGGCCACTGTGCTGGGTCAGCGTGCGGCGGGCGTGCGCGGCGTCCACTGGAGTGTGGAAGGCCAGGACTGGCAGCCCAACTTGACGCCGGAACAGGTGCGGGAGCGGTTGCTCCTTCGTGCTGGCCCCGGCTCTATCGTCGTCCTGCACGACGCCGGGCCAGGGGCGGTGAACACGGTGCCGATGCTGCCGGGCCTGTTGCGGGAGTGGAAGGCACGCGGCTATACCTTCAAAACTGTCTCTGGGTTGGAGGGGGGGACGCCCGTCGGTTCGGCGGCGCTACGGCGGCGGGCTTTTATCGCTGTGGACGGCGTGTTTGATCGGCTGGGCCGCATTCAGCCCACGGCGGGCCGGGCCGACAACCTCTTCCGCACGGGCGCTTCGGCCTTTCCGCTGGAAGGTATCAGGCTGGCCGACGGCACCCTGGTGCCGAAGGGTGCGCCGTGTGCGGAGTTTCATGTCAACAATCCCCTGATGGTGGACCTGGGGATCAACCGTCCTGCCATCCGGCAGGCGCAGCGGGATTATCTGCTGGTGGCCGACGATCTGCTGCACCGCCCGGACCTGCGGGACGCGCAGTACGTCTTCTGCCTGAGTGCCGTGTCGCCACTCATGGCCGTGATGGGCTTCGAGACGTATGACCTGCCTGCCGCCGACGCCCGCCGCCTGCAACTCTGGGCGCGTGTGATGCGCTGGGGCTTTGCGGGCGCACCGAAGGTGGCCGAGCCGAGGCTGAGCATCCTGAGCCGGGCAGCCTTCCTGGCGCAGTATGGGGACCGTGAATAG
- a CDS encoding rod shape-determining protein has product MRLSEDIGIDLGTATFLIYTKSRGLVLQEPSVIAMTRDSKQVRAVGEEAYRMIGRTPGGIVAVRPIKDGVIADEGLTEKMITMFLAKVQGNAGRLFGFKPQMMVGVPSSVSDVERRAVLRAALNAGAKRAFLIEEPLAAAIGAGLKITEPLGSLVVDIGGGSSDVAVISLGGIVVSESMRVAGNEFDESIIRYVRRKENVLIGERTAEEIKVKVGAAMLLNDAENLVAEVRGRDLINGLPRTISLDSRDVVEALAEPVTRIVEGVKRVLEITPPELVSDIIDRGIVMTGGGSLLRNFDELLRQTTGIPVSVAENAVEAVAVGTGMALDMLSVLGDSLVSSDYYLRR; this is encoded by the coding sequence GTGAGGCTGTCAGAAGACATTGGAATCGATCTGGGAACGGCGACGTTTCTGATCTACACGAAAAGCCGGGGCCTGGTGTTGCAGGAACCCAGCGTGATCGCCATGACCCGCGACAGCAAGCAGGTCCGTGCGGTGGGCGAGGAAGCGTACCGCATGATCGGGCGTACCCCTGGCGGCATCGTGGCGGTGCGGCCCATCAAGGACGGCGTGATCGCCGACGAGGGCCTGACCGAGAAGATGATCACCATGTTCCTGGCGAAAGTGCAGGGCAACGCCGGGCGGCTGTTCGGCTTCAAGCCGCAGATGATGGTGGGCGTGCCCAGCAGCGTCAGCGATGTTGAACGCCGGGCGGTGCTGCGGGCGGCCCTGAACGCCGGTGCCAAGCGCGCCTTTTTGATCGAGGAACCGCTGGCGGCGGCCATCGGCGCGGGCCTCAAGATCACCGAACCGCTGGGTAGCTTGGTGGTGGACATCGGCGGCGGCAGCAGCGACGTGGCCGTGATCTCGCTGGGCGGCATCGTGGTCAGCGAGTCCATGCGTGTGGCGGGCAACGAGTTTGACGAGAGCATTATCCGCTACGTGCGCCGCAAGGAAAACGTCTTGATCGGTGAGCGCACTGCCGAGGAAATCAAGGTCAAGGTGGGCGCGGCCATGCTGCTCAACGACGCCGAGAATCTGGTGGCCGAGGTGCGTGGGCGGGATCTGATCAACGGGTTGCCCCGCACCATTAGTCTGGACAGCCGCGACGTGGTGGAGGCTCTGGCCGAACCCGTGACCCGCATCGTGGAGGGCGTCAAGCGCGTGCTGGAGATCACCCCGCCCGAACTGGTCAGCGACATCATCGACCGGGGCATCGTGATGACGGGCGGCGGCAGCCTGCTGCGCAACTTCGACGAACTGCTGCGCCAGACCACCGGCATTCCCGTTTCCGTGGCCGAGAACGCCGTGGAAGCTGTGGCTGTCGGCACCGGCATGGCGCTGGATATGCTCTCGGTGCTGGGTGACAGTCTGGTCTCCAGCGACTACTACCTGCGCCGCTAA